The Leucobacter rhizosphaerae genome includes a region encoding these proteins:
- a CDS encoding ABC transporter ATP-binding protein, protein MTQNIPTRASDGASHPALVFDRVTKSYGEVDAVADVDLEVEAGELICLLGSSGSGKTTLLRLVAGFEQPTRGRIRIDGSDVSRLSPADRGLGMVFQNYALFPHLTTQKNIEYGLKMRGWDRAARADRAREMLERMRLGGFGGRLPSELSGGQQQRVAIARALAYEPKILLMDEPMGALDKALKQDLLQEVRRVHREFGTTMLYVTHDREEALTLADRVAVMRNSQLIACDTVRDLYERPRSGYLAGFFSGANLFTGESRLGFALGAERTEGGTVACVRPGDLRIGIPDLDAMDSGTVVDALYLGESMQLSVAVPLRDGSAETVKVHLPTPAAAGIGIGDTVSIGVDRRDAMLLPSGDS, encoded by the coding sequence ATGACGCAAAATATCCCTACCCGCGCCTCTGACGGAGCATCGCATCCGGCGCTGGTCTTCGACCGGGTCACCAAGTCATATGGAGAGGTCGACGCCGTCGCCGATGTCGACCTGGAGGTGGAAGCCGGAGAGCTCATCTGCTTACTCGGATCGAGCGGGTCGGGTAAGACGACGCTCCTGCGTCTCGTCGCCGGCTTCGAACAGCCCACGCGAGGACGCATCAGGATCGATGGCTCGGACGTGTCGAGGTTGTCTCCTGCCGACCGGGGACTCGGCATGGTGTTCCAGAACTACGCGTTGTTCCCGCACCTCACGACCCAGAAGAACATCGAATACGGGCTCAAGATGCGAGGATGGGATCGCGCTGCTCGCGCAGATCGGGCGCGGGAGATGCTCGAGCGCATGCGACTGGGCGGTTTTGGGGGGCGTCTGCCGAGCGAACTCTCCGGCGGTCAGCAGCAGCGCGTCGCCATCGCCCGGGCGCTCGCCTACGAGCCGAAGATTCTGCTGATGGACGAGCCGATGGGTGCGCTCGACAAAGCACTCAAGCAAGACCTGCTCCAGGAGGTCCGGCGAGTGCACCGCGAGTTCGGCACGACCATGCTCTACGTCACTCACGATCGTGAGGAGGCGCTGACGCTCGCCGATCGAGTCGCTGTGATGCGGAACTCCCAATTAATTGCTTGCGATACCGTGCGCGACCTCTATGAACGTCCACGTTCCGGATACCTCGCCGGTTTCTTCTCGGGGGCCAATCTGTTCACTGGTGAGAGCCGACTGGGATTCGCCTTGGGCGCCGAGAGAACGGAAGGCGGCACGGTGGCTTGCGTGCGGCCCGGGGATCTCCGCATCGGCATACCCGACCTCGATGCAATGGACTCAGGGACCGTTGTCGATGCCCTGTATCTCGGTGAGTCGATGCAGTTGTCCGTTGCGGTCCCCTTGCGAGACGGTAGCGCGGAAACCGTGAAGGTCCATCTGCCGACCCCCGCGGCGGCAGGCATCGGCATCGGGGACACCGTGTCGATCGGCGTCGATCGCCGCGATGCCATGCTGCTGCCGTCCGGCGACAGCTAA
- a CDS encoding metal-dependent hydrolase family protein, with protein sequence MSTRITQVNVWHATGEVSRGATIIIRDGVFVLGGAEPDEAFEHDIDGDGRWLIPGLIDSHMHIWGVRSSNPANWVVDPLGIRPFRAVADLEKVLRAGFTTVREAGGVMGPSIRDAIEEGAILGPRVVPAYLGLSSTGGHGDCHSLPIEWVRDRPYMATVCDGTTEIRKAVRTVLREGGEWVKVWASGAIALSDNDAPDQLHFSVDELRVLCEEAHALGLRVGAHVEFPSAIEACLEAGIDVIEHGFILDETTISSILEHDVPIVTTMALLRRYLRWVGPEITEAQREMARELLPRIMDSARRAHEAGVMLAMGSDSFAEPLTPFGANAEEMLALSEAGIPVEDCLRAATINGAKVMGREQQLGSIEEGKLGDCVLLGRISPLDDLMQVADPENIALVIKGGVPVAGHSMA encoded by the coding sequence ATGAGTACACGCATCACGCAGGTCAATGTCTGGCACGCGACCGGCGAGGTTTCCCGAGGGGCGACGATCATCATTCGCGACGGAGTTTTCGTGCTTGGGGGAGCAGAGCCGGACGAGGCTTTTGAGCATGACATCGACGGTGATGGCCGTTGGCTGATCCCGGGGCTCATCGACTCCCATATGCACATCTGGGGAGTCCGGTCGTCCAACCCGGCAAACTGGGTCGTCGATCCGCTGGGGATTCGCCCGTTCCGAGCCGTTGCAGATCTCGAGAAGGTCCTGCGAGCGGGATTTACGACCGTGCGTGAAGCAGGAGGCGTGATGGGCCCCTCCATACGAGATGCGATCGAGGAGGGAGCGATCCTCGGTCCTCGTGTGGTCCCGGCCTATCTGGGGCTCTCGAGTACCGGAGGGCATGGAGACTGCCATAGCCTCCCGATTGAGTGGGTGCGGGATCGTCCATATATGGCCACCGTGTGTGATGGGACCACCGAGATTCGCAAAGCTGTGCGCACCGTGTTGCGAGAGGGCGGAGAGTGGGTGAAGGTGTGGGCTAGCGGAGCCATCGCCCTGTCCGACAACGATGCCCCCGATCAATTACATTTTTCGGTCGACGAGTTGCGGGTGCTCTGCGAGGAGGCGCATGCGCTCGGCCTGAGGGTCGGTGCGCACGTTGAGTTCCCGAGCGCGATCGAGGCGTGCCTTGAGGCGGGGATCGACGTCATTGAGCACGGTTTCATCCTCGATGAGACAACGATCAGCAGCATCCTCGAGCACGACGTGCCGATCGTCACGACGATGGCGCTGCTGCGTCGGTATCTGCGTTGGGTCGGTCCCGAGATCACGGAGGCGCAGCGGGAGATGGCGCGCGAGCTGTTGCCACGCATCATGGACAGCGCCCGACGTGCGCATGAGGCCGGGGTGATGCTCGCGATGGGGTCCGACAGCTTTGCTGAGCCCCTCACGCCCTTCGGAGCCAATGCGGAAGAGATGCTCGCGCTCTCCGAAGCGGGAATCCCCGTTGAGGATTGCCTCCGCGCAGCAACGATCAATGGCGCCAAAGTGATGGGGCGCGAGCAGCAGCTCGGTTCGATCGAGGAGGGAAAGCTGGGCGACTGCGTCCTGCTCGGTCGGATCTCTCCGCTGGATGATCTCATGCAGGTGGCTGATCCCGAGAACATTGCACTGGTCATCAAGGGTGGCGTGCCCGTGGCGGGGCACTCGATGGCCTAG